One genomic window of Haloferax mediterranei ATCC 33500 includes the following:
- a CDS encoding MFS transporter, which translates to MATARSVIWRYYAYRITGATGFYLPVSILYLRHQGFGLAFIGVAQAAFLFGMVIAEIPSGYLGDRIGRRASLAVGNTLRASAMVGLVLASSPVAYLVVKVVWAFGWAFRSGTQNAWLYELLKQYFDESEYARIEGRGKMGLLITSAATAIAGGYLYSIDAALPFVVNAALAALGIPILYTLPAVGDGSADSDDPGGSNDSVFTVREAVHMLRVQAKRPAVRWLVAYAALFNGLFGMTRTFEQPALDSLGVSVVGLGVLYAGFKLVSAGAASTVGVLEEKLGIRRTFALLGPLFGVVYASIALTPLFLVPMLFLYRSTRVVIAPLRNQYLNDRLGDVGRATVLSGASMVLSTASGLANLAGGAIADSLGPVTFLPWAGLTVAGAAGVLWVATSPVRSSDDSTRTDPTGAVSTD; encoded by the coding sequence ATGGCAACAGCACGGTCAGTAATCTGGCGATATTACGCCTATCGGATAACTGGGGCAACCGGCTTTTACCTCCCCGTCAGCATTCTCTATCTCCGCCACCAGGGGTTTGGCTTGGCATTTATCGGCGTGGCACAGGCGGCGTTTCTCTTCGGGATGGTTATCGCGGAGATTCCGTCGGGGTATCTCGGTGACAGAATCGGTCGGCGGGCGAGTCTCGCGGTCGGTAACACGCTTCGCGCTTCGGCCATGGTCGGACTCGTCCTTGCCTCCTCGCCAGTCGCCTACCTCGTCGTGAAAGTCGTCTGGGCGTTCGGCTGGGCGTTCAGGTCGGGAACGCAAAACGCGTGGCTTTACGAACTCCTCAAGCAGTATTTCGACGAGTCGGAGTACGCCCGCATCGAGGGACGCGGCAAGATGGGATTGTTGATAACGTCCGCGGCGACCGCAATCGCGGGCGGGTATCTCTACAGCATCGACGCCGCGCTTCCCTTCGTGGTCAACGCCGCACTCGCCGCGCTCGGTATCCCGATTCTGTACACGCTTCCGGCTGTCGGCGACGGGTCAGCTGATTCGGACGACCCCGGCGGCTCGAACGACTCCGTCTTCACCGTCCGCGAGGCAGTCCATATGCTTCGCGTCCAAGCGAAACGACCGGCGGTTCGATGGCTCGTCGCCTACGCCGCGCTGTTCAACGGCCTCTTCGGGATGACCCGAACGTTCGAACAACCCGCGCTCGACAGCCTCGGTGTCTCGGTCGTCGGGTTGGGCGTGCTGTACGCCGGGTTCAAACTGGTCTCGGCCGGTGCCGCCTCGACCGTCGGCGTGCTCGAAGAGAAACTCGGTATCCGCAGAACGTTCGCACTTCTTGGCCCTCTCTTCGGCGTCGTCTACGCGAGCATTGCGCTCACCCCACTGTTTTTGGTACCGATGCTCTTCCTCTATCGGAGCACCCGCGTCGTTATCGCTCCGCTCCGCAATCAGTACCTCAACGACCGACTCGGCGATGTCGGACGGGCGACTGTCCTCTCGGGTGCGTCGATGGTCCTCTCGACGGCGAGTGGACTCGCCAACCTCGCCGGCGGGGCAATTGCAGACTCACTCGGCCCGGTGACGTTCCTTCCGTGGGCGGGGCTTACCGTCGCCGGCGCGGCGGGAGTCCTCTGGGTCGCAACCTCGCCAGTTCGGTCTTCCGACGACTCCACTCGGACTGACCCCACCGGGGCCGTCAGCACAGACTGA